A portion of the Mycoplasma sp. (ex Biomphalaria glabrata) genome contains these proteins:
- a CDS encoding ABC transporter ATP-binding protein — MSKTEVTQEEKKEISKQKREDKIKFKEAKKIQKQLLKQAAMTRKKYSTRIIRGDVIATTGIKPDLEQHIIEVSQVRKSYTQGANSFQVLKNIDLKIKRGDFVVILGPSGSGKTTLLNVISGLDTIDSGDILVDGYNIALLKDKHLTEFRRNKIGFVFQQYNLLPHLTAKENAEVGANLNRNKKSELKIDKIFKMIWLEDHMHKFPYQLSGGQQQRVSIARALAKEPSILFCDEPTGALDEATGRIVLEVLVNINKKNKTTIILVTHNPNIAEIANSVITIVNGGIQSYKTIKDPKSPKEINWA, encoded by the coding sequence ATGTCTAAAACAGAAGTAACACAAGAAGAAAAAAAAGAGATATCTAAGCAAAAACGCGAAGATAAAATAAAATTTAAGGAAGCAAAAAAAATTCAGAAGCAACTTTTAAAACAGGCGGCTATGACAAGAAAGAAATATTCTACACGCATTATTCGTGGAGATGTTATTGCAACAACTGGTATCAAACCAGATCTAGAGCAACACATTATTGAAGTTTCACAAGTCCGTAAATCATACACACAAGGAGCTAATAGTTTTCAAGTTTTGAAAAATATTGATTTGAAAATAAAGCGTGGTGATTTTGTCGTTATTTTAGGGCCTTCAGGTTCAGGAAAAACAACGTTACTTAATGTAATTAGTGGACTAGATACTATTGACAGTGGTGATATTTTAGTTGATGGTTATAACATTGCATTATTGAAAGATAAGCATTTAACTGAGTTTAGAAGAAACAAAATAGGTTTTGTTTTCCAACAATACAATTTACTTCCTCATTTAACTGCAAAAGAAAATGCTGAAGTTGGAGCTAACCTAAATAGAAACAAGAAAAGTGAATTAAAAATAGATAAAATTTTTAAAATGATTTGATTAGAAGATCATATGCATAAATTTCCTTATCAATTATCTGGTGGTCAACAACAGCGTGTAAGTATCGCTAGAGCTTTGGCAAAAGAACCTTCAATATTGTTTTGTGATGAACCAACCGGAGCACTAGATGAAGCCACAGGAAGAATTGTCCTTGAAGTTTTAGTTAATATTAATAAAAAAAATAAAACAACTATTATTCTTGTTACGCATAATCCAAATATTGCTGAAATTGCTAATTCAGTTATTACCATTGTGAATGGTGGAATCCAGTCTTATAAAACAATTAAGGATCCAAAATCTCCAAAAGAAATTAATTGAGCGTAG